The Flavobacterium sp. N2270 genome contains the following window.
GCCGATTTAACTTTGACTGAAGGTGAAGGAAATATAGTTGACTATGATTTAAAAACCTTAAAAGAAAATGACATTCCTTACCTGAGAAGAAAATTAGGTGTTGTATTTCAGGATTTTAAACTTTTACCCGATAGAAATGTAAAAGAAAATCTACTTTTTGTTTTAAAAGCAACAGGTTGGATTGAAAAAGAGGAAATGAATGTGAAAATTGATGAAGTTTTAGACAAAGTTGGGATGAAAAACTACCAATCTAAAATGCCACATCAATTATCTGGTGGAGAACAACAACGTATTGCCATTGCTAGAGCTTTGTTAAACGATCCTGAATTAATTTTAGCCGATGAACCAACAGGAAACCTTGATCCGCAAACCAGTTCTGAAGTAATGCAAGTTTTAAAAAACATTAACGCTACAGGTAAAACGATAATTATGGCAACTCATGATTATGCTTTATTGCTTAAATATCCTTCAAAAACATTAAAATTTGATGAAGGAAAAGTGTTTGAAGTAGTTCAAAGAACGGTGTAATGCTTTCTATTTTAATTCCAACTTATAACTACAAATGTTATGACCTTGTTGTAGAATTAAAAAAACAATGCGATTTAGTTCCTATAGAATATGAAATTATTGTTTTAGACGATGCTAGTGCTCTTCAAATACAAGAAAATCTTGCTATAAATACTTTAGAAAATTGTTCCTATCAAAGTAATTCGTCAAATTTAGGCAGAGCTAACAATATTAACAAGCTTATAAATCTTTCAAATTTTAATTATTGTTTGATTTTAGATTGTGATGTTTTTCCTAAAAACGATAGCTTTATTTCTAATTATTTAACCGAAATTAATTCTGAGAAAAGTATCGTTTTTGGAGGAATTGATTATCAACCGAAAACTCCAAGTCCAAATGAAATGTTGCGCTGGAAATACGGTATAAATAGAGAAGCTGTTTCTGTAGAAAAAAGAAAAAAAAATCCATACAATAATCTATTGACTTCAAATATTTTAATTTCAAAAAAAATATTTAAAACTCATTTATTTCATACTGAAATTATTGAATACGGTTATGAAGATTTGGTCTTTGCAAAAAAATTAGAACATGAAAAAATTCCAATAAAAAATATAGAAAATGAAGTATTTCATTTAAATTTAGAAACATCGGTTGAATTTCTTCAAAAAACGGAACGCGCTTTAAACAACTTATTTTTCCTGGAAACAACTGGAATACTTCCATTACAATCAACTAAAGTTACAAAATTACATAACAAAGTTAAACAACTTCATCTTAACAAATTATTTGGGAAACTATTTGACCTTACAAGTTCGATATTAAAACAAAACCTTTGTTCTAAAAATCCAAATTTAGTTATATTTGACCTTTACAAAATTTTATACTATTGTAATATTTCTAAATAAATGCCATTAATTTCTGTTGTAATTCCGTTGTACAATAAAGGTTTCATTATAAAAGAAACTTTAGAATCTGTATTGGAACAAACGTTTACCGATTATGAAATTATAATTGTAGACGATGGTTCAACAGACAATGGTTATGAAGTTGTAAAAGAATTTTCCGATAATAGAATTCACTTATTTCAACAAGAGAACAAAGGAGCAGCATCGGCAAGGAATCTAGGAATTGAAAAAAGTGCAGGAATTTACATTGCTTTTTTAGATGCAGATGATCATTGGGAAACTAATCATTTAGAAGAATTAGTAAAACTAGCTGATAAATATCCAAATTGTGGTGCATATTGTTCGAGATATCAAATAAAAAACTCAATAAATTCAATACATCAACCATATTTTAAGAATATCACAAATGA
Protein-coding sequences here:
- a CDS encoding glycosyltransferase; translated protein: MLSILIPTYNYKCYDLVVELKKQCDLVPIEYEIIVLDDASALQIQENLAINTLENCSYQSNSSNLGRANNINKLINLSNFNYCLILDCDVFPKNDSFISNYLTEINSEKSIVFGGIDYQPKTPSPNEMLRWKYGINREAVSVEKRKKNPYNNLLTSNILISKKIFKTHLFHTEIIEYGYEDLVFAKKLEHEKIPIKNIENEVFHLNLETSVEFLQKTERALNNLFFLETTGILPLQSTKVTKLHNKVKQLHLNKLFGKLFDLTSSILKQNLCSKNPNLVIFDLYKILYYCNISK
- a CDS encoding cell division ATP-binding protein FtsE translates to MSQTILSLKNVSIFQEKNPVLTNINLEVNKGEFIYLIGKTGAGKSSFLKTLYADLTLTEGEGNIVDYDLKTLKENDIPYLRRKLGVVFQDFKLLPDRNVKENLLFVLKATGWIEKEEMNVKIDEVLDKVGMKNYQSKMPHQLSGGEQQRIAIARALLNDPELILADEPTGNLDPQTSSEVMQVLKNINATGKTIIMATHDYALLLKYPSKTLKFDEGKVFEVVQRTV